The following proteins come from a genomic window of Sorghum bicolor cultivar BTx623 chromosome 3, Sorghum_bicolor_NCBIv3, whole genome shotgun sequence:
- the LOC8056554 gene encoding uncharacterized protein LOC8056554 isoform X1 gives MAAMGGSGGPGDDAAEGAGAGFEWDADSQLYYHASTAFYHDPVAGWYYSSRDGQYYIYKNGNYMPLTTDLENGPTENYPYDEANQDILEHSSGLETATPDNENETLGPPSEWMEETLINLYLSGYSNSEVNAESSLGNTHTNEEDGIETTGNKLDSLTSHSASVSLNDATSEQTEFEMETKNSTDVHESLGEEEEKWLAQYGQVERLNDDQPLPPTIDIWDWDVVQDHVSKGQPVVRLVGCLSRGSSKLHPSLPARGGLLRTAPVREVHLDLVRVSTGKLYRLRNPSRKYLASLSTYDSSNPTKDWGFPDIYANPDINLSKQSTAKCQSEVLTDESCIGGSVSAANTMEPKTKAYRDRAAERRILHRGLGVGPGQKQSNTNNFDEYEESIEDIDSMGTVSVDLNFRSSGLLSAKRIMENMGWKEGEALGKSRKGIVEPIQPTINKHGAGLGWNQTR, from the exons ATGGCGGCGATGGGCGGGAGCGGCGGGCCCGGCGACGACGCGGCGGAGGGCGCAGGAGCCGGGTTCGAATGGGATGCCGACTCCCAGCTCTACTACCACGCCAG TACTGCTTTTTACCATGACCCTGTCGCTGGATGGTACTACAGCAGCAGAGATGGCCAATACTACATCTACAAAAATGGAAATTACATGCCACTGACGACAGATCTG GAAAATGGACCCACAGAAAATTATCCATATGATGAGGCCAACCAAGATATCTTGGAACACTCTT CAGGCTTGGAAACAGCTACACCTGACAATGAGAATGAAACACTGGGACCGCCATCAGAATG GATGGAGGAAACACTGATAAACTTGTATTTGTCAGGCTACTCAAACAGTGAAGTCAATGCTGAAAGTTCATTAGGGAACACACATACAAACG AGGAAGACGGAATTGAGACAACTGGGAACAAACTGGATAGCTTGACCTCGCACAGTGCTTCAGTATCTCTGAATGATGCTACATCAGAGCAAACTGAATTTGAAATGGAAACAAAGAATTCCACTGATGTGCATGAATCTTTGGGGGAAG AGGAAGAAAAATGGCTTGCTCAGTATGGTCAGGTAGAGAGGTTAAATGATGATCAACCTTTACCTCCAACAATTGATATATGGGATTGGGATGTGGTCCAAGATCATGTTAGCAAAGGTCAGCCGGTGGTTAGGCTTGTGGGGTGCTTATCTAGGGGTTCAAGTAAGCTTCATCCTTCTCTGCCTGCTCGTGGTGGCCTTCTAAGGACTGCTCCTGTGCGTGAAGTTCATCTTGACCTTGTGCGAGTTTCAACAG GGAAGCTATACAGGCTAAGGAACCCTAGCAGAAAGTACTTAGCCTCTTTATCCACATATGACTCCTCCAACCCAACAAAAGATTGGGGGTTTCCTGATATATATGCAAATCCTGATATTAATTTGAGTAAGCAGTCCACTGCAAAGTGCCAATCTGAAGTTCTTACTGATGAATCTTGTATCGGGGGAAGTGTCTCCGCTGCTAATACCATG GAGCCAAAGACAAAAGCTTACAGGGACAGAGCTGCCGAGAGAAGGATCCTACATCGTGGCTTAGGGGTAGGGCCTGGACAGAAGCAGAGTAACACCAACAATTTCGATGAATACGAGGAATCAATCGAGGACATTGATTCAATGGGAACTGTGTCAGTTGATTTGAATTTCCGTTCCAGCGGCTTGCTTTCTGCTAAGAGAATAATGGAGAACATGGGCTGGAAGGAG GGAGAGGCCCTTGGAAAAAGCAGAAAGGGTATTGTAGAACCTATACAGCCTACCATCAACAAACATGGTGCCGGCTTGGGATGGAATCAAACCCGCTAA
- the LOC8056554 gene encoding uncharacterized protein LOC8056554 isoform X2: protein MAAMGGSGGPGDDAAEGAGAGFEWDADSQLYYHASTAFYHDPVAGWYYSSRDGQYYIYKNGNYMPLTTDLENGPTENYPYDEANQDILEHSCLETATPDNENETLGPPSEWMEETLINLYLSGYSNSEVNAESSLGNTHTNEEDGIETTGNKLDSLTSHSASVSLNDATSEQTEFEMETKNSTDVHESLGEEEEKWLAQYGQVERLNDDQPLPPTIDIWDWDVVQDHVSKGQPVVRLVGCLSRGSSKLHPSLPARGGLLRTAPVREVHLDLVRVSTGKLYRLRNPSRKYLASLSTYDSSNPTKDWGFPDIYANPDINLSKQSTAKCQSEVLTDESCIGGSVSAANTMEPKTKAYRDRAAERRILHRGLGVGPGQKQSNTNNFDEYEESIEDIDSMGTVSVDLNFRSSGLLSAKRIMENMGWKEGEALGKSRKGIVEPIQPTINKHGAGLGWNQTR from the exons ATGGCGGCGATGGGCGGGAGCGGCGGGCCCGGCGACGACGCGGCGGAGGGCGCAGGAGCCGGGTTCGAATGGGATGCCGACTCCCAGCTCTACTACCACGCCAG TACTGCTTTTTACCATGACCCTGTCGCTGGATGGTACTACAGCAGCAGAGATGGCCAATACTACATCTACAAAAATGGAAATTACATGCCACTGACGACAGATCTG GAAAATGGACCCACAGAAAATTATCCATATGATGAGGCCAACCAAGATATCTTGGAACACTCTT GCTTGGAAACAGCTACACCTGACAATGAGAATGAAACACTGGGACCGCCATCAGAATG GATGGAGGAAACACTGATAAACTTGTATTTGTCAGGCTACTCAAACAGTGAAGTCAATGCTGAAAGTTCATTAGGGAACACACATACAAACG AGGAAGACGGAATTGAGACAACTGGGAACAAACTGGATAGCTTGACCTCGCACAGTGCTTCAGTATCTCTGAATGATGCTACATCAGAGCAAACTGAATTTGAAATGGAAACAAAGAATTCCACTGATGTGCATGAATCTTTGGGGGAAG AGGAAGAAAAATGGCTTGCTCAGTATGGTCAGGTAGAGAGGTTAAATGATGATCAACCTTTACCTCCAACAATTGATATATGGGATTGGGATGTGGTCCAAGATCATGTTAGCAAAGGTCAGCCGGTGGTTAGGCTTGTGGGGTGCTTATCTAGGGGTTCAAGTAAGCTTCATCCTTCTCTGCCTGCTCGTGGTGGCCTTCTAAGGACTGCTCCTGTGCGTGAAGTTCATCTTGACCTTGTGCGAGTTTCAACAG GGAAGCTATACAGGCTAAGGAACCCTAGCAGAAAGTACTTAGCCTCTTTATCCACATATGACTCCTCCAACCCAACAAAAGATTGGGGGTTTCCTGATATATATGCAAATCCTGATATTAATTTGAGTAAGCAGTCCACTGCAAAGTGCCAATCTGAAGTTCTTACTGATGAATCTTGTATCGGGGGAAGTGTCTCCGCTGCTAATACCATG GAGCCAAAGACAAAAGCTTACAGGGACAGAGCTGCCGAGAGAAGGATCCTACATCGTGGCTTAGGGGTAGGGCCTGGACAGAAGCAGAGTAACACCAACAATTTCGATGAATACGAGGAATCAATCGAGGACATTGATTCAATGGGAACTGTGTCAGTTGATTTGAATTTCCGTTCCAGCGGCTTGCTTTCTGCTAAGAGAATAATGGAGAACATGGGCTGGAAGGAG GGAGAGGCCCTTGGAAAAAGCAGAAAGGGTATTGTAGAACCTATACAGCCTACCATCAACAAACATGGTGCCGGCTTGGGATGGAATCAAACCCGCTAA
- the LOC8078484 gene encoding uncharacterized protein LOC8078484: MREQTDSSRGGGRRRRTRGGIQTTRRTTSTDRDRDAITPSSTSCYKAIIIRGRPMAAAASSSSTTSCSRGRTLPIIASLVPFLLLVVASCPAALASATHGHGGGGRKHAAVRANHQAVFRAGDEREAYRRIMARMARMAKDSNMTIQSPDGDVIHCVPAHLQPAFDHPMLRGQKPEDEPVERPMPKSGAAEEEEEEAGVFPQAWSDGGKRCPAGTVPIRRTTKRDVLRTSSARRFGMKARASSNARRDSTSSGHEHAVGYVTGDQFYGAKASLNVWSAKVASAAEFSLSQIWVISGSFGNDLNTIEAGWQVSPELYGDSNPRFFTYWTTDAYQETGCYNLHCSGFVQTNNRIAIGAAISPTSVYNGRQFDISLLIWKDPHRGNWWLQLGSGPLVGYWPSLLFTHLGGHANMVQFGGEVVNSRPSGSHTPTQMGSGHFPREGFNRAAYFRNVQVVDGDNSLVPAAALRLVADHPGCYDIQGAYNRAWGNYFYYGGPGRNVHCP; this comes from the exons ATGCGCGAGCAAACCGACAGCTccagaggaggaggaagaagaagaagaacaagaggtGGGATACAGACaacgaggagaacgacgagcaCCGACCGCGACCGCGACGCCATCACCCCCTCCTCCACCTCGTGCTACAAAGCAATAATCATCCGAGGTCGGCCcatggctgctgctgcttcttcttcttctactaCTAGTTGCAGCCGCGGCCGAACGCTCCCAATCATTGCCTCCCTTGtccccttcctcctcctcgtcgtcgcctCGTGCCCGGCCGCCCTGGCCTCCGCCACGCACggacacggcggcggcggcaggaagCATGCCGCGGTGCGGGCGAATCACCAGGCGGTGTTCCGTGCCGGGGACGAGCGGGAGGCGTACAGGAGGATCATGGCGCGCATGGCCAGGATGGCCAAGGATTCCAACATGACAATCCAG AGCCCCGACGGCGACGTCATCCACTGCGTGCCGGCGCACCTGCAGCCGGCGTTCGACCACCCCATGCTCAGAGGCCAGAAGCCCGAG GACGAGCCCGTGGAGAGGCCCATGCCCAAGAGCGGCGCTgccgaggaagaggaggaggaggccggcgTGTTCCCGCAGGCGTGGAGCGACGGCGGCAAGCGGTGCCCGGCGGGGACGGTGCCGATACGGCGGACGACGAAGCGCGACGTGCTGCGGACTAGCTCCGCCCGCCGGTTCGGGATGAAGGCCCGGGCCAGCAGCAACGCCCGCCGCGACTCCACCAGCAGCGGGCACGAG CACGCGGTGGGGTACGTGACGGGGGACCAGTTCTACGGCGCCAAGGCCAGCCTGAACGTGTGGTCGGCCAAGGTGGCGTCGGCGGCGGAGTTCAGCCTCTCCCAGATCTGGGTCATCTCCGGCTCCTTCGGCAACGACCTCAACACCATTGAGGCCGGATGGCAG GTGAGCCCTGAACTGTATGGAGATAGCAACCCGAGGTTCTTCACATACTGGACG ACGGATGCATACCAGGAGACTGGATGCTACAACCTGCACTGCTCCGGCTTCGTCCAGACCAACAACCGGATCGCCATTGGAGCTGCCATCTCGCCGACCTCCGTTTACAACGGCCGGCAGTTCGACATCAGCCTGCTCATATGGAAG GACCCACACCGGGGGAACTGGTGGCTGCAGCTGGGGTCAGGTCCGCTGGTGGGGTACTGGCCGTCGCTGCTGTTCACGCACCTGGGCGGGCACGCCAACATGGTGCAGTTCGGCGGCGAGGTGGTGAACTCGCGCCCGTCGGGGTCGCACACGCCGACGCAGATGGGGAGCGGCCACTTCCCCCGCGAGGGCTTCAACCGCGCCGCCTACTTCCGCAACGTGCAGGTGGTGGACGGCGACAACAGCCTCGTCCCCGCCGCCGCGCTCCGCCTCGTCGCCGACCACCCCGGATGCTACGACATCCAGGGCGCGTACAACCGCGCCTGGGGCAACTACTTCTACTACGGAGGGCCCGGCAGGAACGTGCACTGCCCGTGA
- the LOC8078485 gene encoding probable LRR receptor-like serine/threonine-protein kinase At4g26540: protein MSACHCQCHPQPLFSSLKTQVLPCKVSSSSLKPKPEPEPGFCLLPPNRHITICIASRCGLWPWQWHASASASSSPSTKPVVSEAWLKPRHQSTYSGLCKVAEPLSCAAASGTSNDTDLQVTPASADPTASPHPHLIPFLGFVVVWSPGWICFGSESAALKYRSSVALSDWRLGSCRGGLPPGVMMSSRSRTRSRWRGACAAPPPPLLLLLLLRCALVMACMGGALAVDAQGAALLAWKRTLRGGAEALGDWRDTDASPCRWTGVSCNAAGRVTELSLQFVDLHGGVPADLPSSAVGATLARLVLTGTNLTGPIPPQLGDLPALAHLDLSNNALTGSIPAALCRPGSRLESLYLNSNRLEGAIPDAIGNLTALRELIIYDNQLEGAIPASIGQMASLEVVRAGGNKNLQGALPPEIGNCSNLTMLGLAETSISGPLPATLGQLKSLDTIAIYTAMLSGPIPPELGQCSSLVNIYLYENALSGSIPPQLGKLSNLKNLLLWQNNLVGVIPPELGACSGLTVLDLSMNGLTGHIPSSLGNLTSLQELQLSVNKVSGPIPAELARCTNLTDLELDNNQISGAIPAEIGKLTALRMLYLWANQLTGSIPPEIGGCASLESLDLSQNALTGPIPRSLFRLPRLSKLLLIDNTLSGEIPPEIGNCTSLVRFRASGNHLAGVIPPEVGKLGSLSFFDLSSNRLSGAIPAEIAGCRNLTFVDLHGNAIAGVLPPGLFHDMLSLQYLDLSYNSIGGAIPSDIGKLGSLTKLVLGGNRLTGQIPPEIGSCSRLQLLDLGGNTLSGAIPASIGKIPGLEIALNLSCNGLSGAIPKEFGGLVRLGVLDVSHNQLSGDLQPLSALQNLVALNISFNDFTGRAPATAFFAKLPTSDVEGNPGLCLSRCPGDASERERAARRAARVATAVLVSALAALLAAAAFLLVGRRRRSSSLFGGARSDEDGKDAEMLPPWDVTLYQKLEISVGDVARSLTPANVIGQGWSGSVYRASVPSTGAAIAVKRFRSCDEASAEAFACEVGVLPRVRHRNIVRLLGWAANRRTRLLFYDYLPNGTLGGLLHSGCGGGGSTGGAVVVEWEVRLSIAVGVAEGLAYLHHDCVPAILHRDVKADNILLGERYEACLADFGLARVAEDGANSSPPPFAGSYGYIAPEYGCMTKITTKSDVYSFGVVLLEAITGRRPVEAAFGEGRSVVQWVREHLHQKRDPAEVIDQRLQGRPDTQVQEMLQALGIALLCASARPEDRPTMKDVAALLRGLRNDNDGGAEARKVSGGGGGGARPLDSARWAAAASSPAQAQSQSTSSSLAYSV from the exons ATGAGTGCCTGCCACTGCCAGTGCCACCCACAACCTCTCTTCTCCTCCCTCAAGACTCAAGTACTACCTTGCAAGGTCAGCAGCTCCAGTTTAAAGCCTAAACCTGAACCTGAACCCGGCTTCTGCTTGCTGCCACCTAATCGGCATATAACAATTTGCATTGCATCCAGGTGTGGCCTATGGCCCTGGCAATGGCATGCCTCAGCCTCTGCCTCTTCTTCTCCCTCTACTAAACCTGTTGTCAGTGAGGCTTGGCTTAAACCTCGCCACCAATCCACCTACTCCGGGCTTTGCAAAGTTGCAGAGCCACTTTCTTGCGCTGCTGCTTCCGGCACAAGCAACGACACAGATTTGCAAGTGACACCAGCTTCAGCTGATCCTACAGCATCACCTCACCCTCACCTCATCCCCTTCCTCGGGTTCGTCGTAGTTTGGTCGCCTGGATGGATATGCTTCGGGAGTGAAAGTGCAGCTCTCAAGTACAGGTCAAGTGTAGCGCTTTCTGACTGGCGACTTGGCAGCTGCAGAGGGGGATTGCCTCCTGGTGTGATGATGAGCAGCAGGAGTCGAACTCGAAGCAGGTGGCGGGGCGCGtgcgcggcgccgccgccgccgctgttgctgctgctgctgctgcggtgcGCGCTCGTCATGGCGTGCATGGGCGGCGCGCTGGCCGTGGACGCGCAGGGCGCGGCGCTGCTGGCGTGGAAGCGCACGCTGCGCGGAGGCGCGGaggcgctcggggactggagGGACACCGACGCGTCGCCGTGCCGGTGGACGGGGGTGTCCTGCAACGCGGCGGGCCGGGTCACGGAGCTCAGCCTGCAGTTCGTCGACCTGCACGGCGGCGTTCCCGCCGACCTGCCGTCCTCCGCCGTGGGCGCCACGCTGGCGCGCCTCGTGCTCACGGGCACCAACCTCACGGGCCCCATCCCGCCGCAGCTCGGGGACCTGCCGGCGCTGGCGCACCTCGACCTCAGCAACAATGCGCTCACGGGGTCCATCCCGGCCGCCCTGTGCCGGCCCGGAAGCAGGCTCGAGAGCCTCTACCTCAACTCCAACCGCCTCGAGGGCGCCATCCCGGACGCCATCGGCAACCTCACGGCGCTGCGGGAGCTCATCATCTACGACAACCAGCTCGAGGGAGCCATCCCGGCGTCTATCGGCCAGATGGCCAGCCTCGAGGTGGTCCGCGCCGGCGGCAACAAGAACCTCCAGGGCGCGCTGCCGCCGGAGATCGGAAACTGCTCCAACCTCACCATGCTCGGCCTCGCTGAGACAAGCATCTCCGGCCCGCTCCCGGCGACACTCGGCCAGCTCAAGAGCCTCGACACCATCGCCATCTACACGGCGATGCTCTCCGGGCCGATACCTCCCGAGCTCGGCCAATGCAGCAGCTTGGTCAACATCTACCTGTACGAGAACGCGCTCTCCGGGTCCATCCCGCCGCAGCTCGGCAAGCTCAGCAACCTCAAGAACCTGCTGCTGTGGCAGAACAACCTCGTCGGCGTCATACCGCCGGAGCTCGGGGCGTGCTCGGGGCTCACCGTCCTGGACCTGTCCATGAACGGCCTCACCGGACACATCCCGTCGTCGCTCGGGAACCTGACGTCGCTGCAGGAGCTTCAGCTCAGCGTGAACAAGGTGTCCGGCCCGATCCCCGCCGAGCTCGCGCGCTGCACCAACCTCACCGACCTCGAGCTCGACAACAACCAGATATCCGGTGCCATCCCCGCTGAGATCGGCAAGCTCACGGCGCTGCGCATGCTCTACCTCTGGGCTAACCAGCTCACGGGGAGCATCCCGCCGGAGATCGGCGGCTGCGCGAGCCTCGAGTCGCTCGACCTGTCGCAGAACGCGCTCACCGGGCCCATCCCGCGCTCCCTCTTCCGCCTGCCGCGGCTCTCCAAGCTGCTGCTCATCGACAACACCCTCTCAGGCGAGATACCACCGGAGATTGGCAACTGCACGTCGCTCGTCCGGTTCCGTGCGAGCGGCAACCATCTCGCCGGCGTGATTCCTCCCGAGGTTGGTAAGCTTGGCAGCCTCAGCTTCTTTGACCTGAGCTCGAACAGGTTGTCAGGCGCCATCCCGGCGGAGATCGCCGGGTGCCGGAACCTCACGTTCGTCGACCTCCACGGCAATGCCATCGCCGGCGTTCTGCCTCCGGGGCTGTTCCACGACATGCTTTCGCTGCAGTACCTGGACCTGTCGTACAACTCCATCGGCGGCGCGATCCCGTCGGACATCGGCAAGCTCGGTTCGCTCACCAAGCTCGTCCTTGGCGGGAACAGGCTCACGGGCCAGATACCTCCAGAGATCGGTTCGTGTTCACGGCTCCAGCTCCTGGACCTCGGTGGCAACACGCTGTCCGGCGCGATACCGGCGAGCATCGGCAAGATTCCGGGGCTGGAGATTGCTCTCAACCTGAGCTGCAACGGCTTGTCTGGCGCGATACCCAAGGAGTTCGGTGGCCTCGTGCGGCTTGGCGTGCTCGACGTGTCGCACAACCAGCTCTCCGGTGATCTCCAGCCGCTGTCGGCGCTCCAGAACCTCGTGGCCCTCAACATCTCCTTCAACGACTTCACCGGCCGCGCGCCCGCGACGGCGTTCTTCGCGAAGCTGCCGACGAGCGACGTGGAGGGCAACCCAGGTCTGTGCCTGTCGCGGTGCCCCGGCGACGCCAGCGAGCGCgagcgcgcggcgcggcgcgccgCCCGCGTCGCCACCGCGGTCCTGGTGTCCGCGCTCGCCGccctcctcgccgccgcggcGTTCCTCCTCGTCGGCCGCCGCAGGCGCTCGTCGTCGTTGTTCGGCGGCGCGCGCTCCGACGAGGACGGCAAGGACGCCGAGATGCTGCCGCCGTGGGACGTGACGCTGTACCAGAAGCTGGAGATCAGCGTGGGCGACGTGGCGCGCAGCCTGACGCCCGCGAACGTCATCGGGCAGGGCTGGTCCGGGTCGGTGTACCGCGCCAGCGTGCCGTCCACGGGCGCGGCCATCGCCGTGAAGAGGTTCCGGTCGTGCGACGAGGCGTCGGCCGAGGCGTTCGCGTGCGAGGTCGGCGTGCTGCCCCGGGTGCGCCACCGCAACATCGTGCGGCTCCTCGGCTGGGCCGCCAACCGCCGGACGCGCCTCCTCTTCTACGACTACCTCCCGAACGGCACACTCGGCGGCCTGCTGCacagcggctgcggcggcggcggctcgacCGGCGGCGCCGTGGTGGTGGAGTGGGAGGTGCGGCTCTCGATCGCCGTCGGCGTGGCCGAGGGCCTCGCGTACCTCCACCACGACTGCGTGCCGGCGATCCTCCACCGCGACGTCAAGGCCGACAACATCCTCCTCGGAGAGCGGTACGAGGCGTGCCTCGCCGACTTCGGCCTCGCCAGGGTCGCCGAGGACGGCGCCAACTCGTCGCCCCCGCCGTTCGCCGGGTCGTACGGGTACATCGCTCCCG AGTACGGGTGCATGACCAAGATCACGACGAAGAGCGACGTGTACAGCTTCGGTGTGGTGCTGCTGGAGGCCATCACGGGGCGGCGGCCGGTGGAGGCGGCGTTCGGGGAGGGGCGGAGCGTGGTGCAGTGGGTGCGGGAGCACCTCCACCAGAAGCGCGACCCCGCGGAGGTGATCGACCAGCGGCTGCAGGGGCGGCCGGACACGCAGGTGCAGGAGATGCTGCAGGCGCTCGGGATCGCGCTGCTCTGCGCCAGCGCGCGGCCCGAGGACCGGCCGACCATGAAGGACGTGGCGGCGCTGCTGCGCGGCCTCCGGAACGACAACGACGGCGGCGCCGAGGCGCGCAAggtcagcggcggcggcggcggcggggcgagGCCGCTGGACTCGGCTAGGTGGGCCGCTGCGGCCTCCTCGCCGGCCCAAGCCCAGTCGCAGTCCACGTCCAGCTCGTTGGCGTACTCAGTGTAA